The following nucleotide sequence is from Triticum dicoccoides isolate Atlit2015 ecotype Zavitan chromosome 7B, WEW_v2.0, whole genome shotgun sequence.
tatttgagttttacacgtgcttctagttgagtgcttattgtatgcttgtttgtttgcgatagagtacccggagtgcgaagcatgctacaacaagtctctaggtttcactgatcatcagcaaggcaagtaacactttgatcatatctctttactacccagttttattgcattatatcaatcctcacacattgcatgattaggatctgatttaacatgtggcttttgggaagtagatgaggtagtacctatttacctgtttattgtcaaacctttgggagttacttctacattatgcttcaattgctatgctatgctcgtagacgtggattgggtgagtgtatccatgacagatgtgagtgttgttaATTAGTGGTTAACTTAAGGTAGCTACTTAaaatcacatctgggtggattgcttgtgggcacctggagaatccagtgttgtcctaggatatcccggggttccgtgtgatcatcctaaggtccgccacccaggctcaaagggatcataagattattcgtgctagaaacttccgtatgcAGCCGCAATCTATTatgtgctctagcatagttgattaggttacatgacctctttcagtagtgggctagcagatgtaggggaaagtaggtgtaactgtccatccagagtaaagagtgaTTGTttatgaaagattgtgtctcgatcatccgtttctcaaacaacttgtagtgcaagaaattcaacggaggcgatcgactcttgtggggaaaagtatgcaaacctctgtagagtgtacaaactaatcatggttagccgtgtccccggttatggacgttttgagtatctagttcttggattatcatgttgatcgcatcactcttaatataatttgattgggttttaaAGATGAttattaattgggattgagttggagaaaccttctcaatgtttaacaactaccatgatagttaaataaatctattcctttgttgtaggaaaaaattggctttatgcaaaaactgtaaccatagagcttttcaccagccacattgcatgtagtgataggaattattttgttcattactctatgtgttacattgctagcatattccatgtgctgacccgttcggggctgcaacgttcatgttgcagacttttcagatgacgagtaaggtgccttaggtcgtggtctttcactcagctatgccgttggagttgatggactcactttatcttccaagccttccgctgttatcgtatttaaatggccttaagccatattattgtaataagttcccttttgagacattcgatgtaataggtgtgtgatttctactctcttataaatcctcgagtactgtgtgtgtcagcattaccgatccagggatgacactgatgcatagagatcagattGTTTGAGCTCTGGTTGCTACAACATGaaaccggcttcagactgccccgcctgcctccattgaatccgcgcgtgtgccggcaacatgtCCTTTCATGAGCCatccggcattttagaacacaaataatgaccaaaatataattaactactcatggtcttgacttgttgtgctcgcactggtaccaggaactagaggtttttctttatttataactctcctcacatttttttggctttgaagtgaatcatggttgtggacattatctacGAATGTGTAGATATCTGTGAACATTAGTTTgaggtggaagttgaacttggaatgtcgggcttgcgcgtgaactataccatgtccaatgcttcgtctgttattgtttggaaagtaattgttgttattacatgacccgaattttttttattttgtgccacatcagtagatgcacgaacatcacaacaggcatgctgactggataaacatttgaacctagctattatgtaggaaattttgtattgacaatgttttagatagcaggagacgcctagcccgctctgcctctgctagcttatttctagcttcttccatctcttatttggcttgggtgaagagagcatccgattgctcttttcgcttcttcaagaactcagctacattctcaaaggctactgcatgctttctttcaacctttactagagccacgaggacacaaaCAGCTGacaactccacctggcttgtgtgtaatccaacatcatctgggaatttcctccttgtgtctaatccagcataattagggaactggcaccttgtgtgtaatccaacctcgttttggaaacatgatctcgaggttgaccatacttccctcctcgcaggaactgcatcctgacatgaagttacttcttttttagatcaatacttagagaaacctagatccatttagtagaagctagataaacaggactcggagaagtgaattcaaaagaaaaaaaaatataaaaacagactacaaggtgagaacacccacttcctacatcaagctaaaaatgatagcattaggacgattaagactcttcttattacacatcgaagaatacgaggctaagagaaacagaaactacaacatatacacatcgaagaacacgaggctaaacgaaagtaattgaaagggtgttacttaccaaagctcgttttacaagttcggtgtagctcctctttaacttgccaggctccttgaagatgtccccactatcccgtgtttggtcttcattgctcctctgcatgttcgcactcgtggttttaaaatctcaacatggcaagaaaaatatactattagtaatactcacgcatcctGTGGGCAAAATTAAAGCACTCGTCTACCAtgtcagagcatctccaacagaagcgcaatgcgcggcgctttaaaaaagcgtttatagtgttgagatcgagaagtagagatagagagtagagactagagagtataggatagttctcagcatagatatagcatagatagataaaaatagGTAGTTCAACTACTActcctcgtccgactcctccttggtgatgtcctcctctgaAGTTTGAATGTAGGCATGAAGATACCGATTGTCGTCAGATTCCCAgggtgacgctgctcctagcctcatgttgaattgagcgtccgcttttcgtgtACGCTTATCCTCGCGATAGGCGTCttgctccgccctcctcttctccctctccgccctcctttgcgcgtagaactcacgctcattgatgatgtcctgcgggaagcattggcgccacaacgccatggcttcgtcgtccatctcggtgatgccgagacagtgctcccgcctccggttgttacgacgatcctcgtcggtgctaagccgtgaAAGAGGCACGAGCTCCTGTGCCCGCTCCCGCGTCAGCATGTTGAGGAAGTTCCATGTTctctgaggccaccggaggcgccacaccACCGTGTCGTATGCATGGGAGGCCTTGTTGGCGGTGTCAAAATTGCCGAGGTCGAGGCGCATCCCGCA
It contains:
- the LOC119339074 gene encoding uncharacterized protein LOC119339074, with product MSPHRQETWGYHGVCARPSGGFSAQIRFCGMRLDLGNFDTANKASHAYDTVVWRLRWPQRTWNFLNMLTRERAQELVPLSRLSTDEDRRNNRRREHCLGITEMDDEAMALWRQCFPQDIINEREFYAQRRAEREKRRAEQDAYREDKRTRKADAQFNMRLGAASPWESDDNRYLHAYIQTSEEDITKEESDEE